The genome window ACCAATGGCTTCATTATTAGAGGTTGGATCGTTATACTTTCTTAAATCCAAATCAGCTTCATTAAGGTAGGTtacataatcatcaaagttagtggGCCTTCTTGGCCTTGATGACCTCCTAAGCTGATTTTCAGGTTCAACAAGTTCATTAACTGGTTCAGGGATTTGGTTTTGCTCTTGTGAGTTTGATGTGCCTTCATTATTAGGGACGTTGGGAGCATTAATTTCTGAGGAAACATGAGGTGGTACAGTGTcatgtacaagaggtgtaatagGAGATAAATTTGAAAAGCCCATCCCCCCTCCTCTTGCACTTCTTGGAAATCAAAAATTACACTTtcactgctcccactgaccttaaaGTCCTCTATAAAATCGACAATTCGACTTTCCACAATATGAGTAACGTAGGGCGGTAAAATCTATATCCCTTAGATCGTTCGGGATATCCTATGAAGTAGCAACTGACCGTCCTCATGtcaattttctttttcaaaggaTCATAAAGTGTAGCTTCAGCAGGAcaaccccatactttcatatactCTAAGCTTGGTTTCTTTCCTGTCCAAATTTCATAAGGAGTTTTTGGGACAGATTTAGAAGGAACCCTATTTAGTATATGAACGGCCGTCTTTAGTGCCTCAGTCCATAAAAATTTAGGCAAATTCGAGTTTGCTAGCATACTTCTTATCATGTCCATAAGGGTTCTATTTCTTCTCTCAGcaacaccattctgttgaggtgtACCCGGCATGGTAAATTGGTTCACTATCCCGTGTTCtttacaaaaattaaagaaaggaCCGGGAGCTTGACCAATGTCTGTATCTCGACCATAATACTCACctcctctatctgatctcactaCCTTTATCTTACGACTAAGTTggttttcaacttcagccttaaaagttttaaacatttcaagttATTCAGATTTTTCTTTAATCAAATACAGGTACATGTACCGAGAATAATCATCTATGAAAGTAATAAAAGACGTATGGCCAGTAATGCCAGGTGGAAAAGGTCCACAAATATCGGTGTGTATGAGTTCTAATAATCCAGAACTCCTTGTGGcaccctttttttatttttatttgtcttTTTCCCTTTAATGCATTcaacacatgttccaaaatcgcTAAAATCAAGATCTGGTAATTCACCGTCCTTCACGAGTCTTAACATTCTGTCTcgtgagatgtggcctaaacgttgatgccacaattTAGATGATGTTTCAAAATCATGTTTTCGTTTTCGTTTGTTGATTTTCTCATTTacgttatatgacaacaaagatttcgAAAAGCTATCATCTAGTTCTAACTTATAGAGATTTCCATCCAGATAACCACAACCAAGAACTTGGGATTTTAAACTAATAGTGACCTTTCCATGTCCATGTAAAACTTCAAAACCATCATTATCTAACTTTGATACTGATACTAAATTCCGAGTAATTTTTGGTACATATAATGTATCATAAAGTTTAACACAATGACTAGTTTTCATAATAAGTTGCATGGTTCCTACGGCCTCAACTTCAAGTTCTTCCCCTCCTCCCGTtctaagtgttctttggtttctttccagcctctagattgtaaggaatccctgtGTGGAATTGGTAACATGAATCATTGAACCAGAGTCAACCCACCATGTGTTAATTGGTACATTAATATTAAAGGATTCAATTATCATTAATGCATCagtacctttcttagccagccattCCTTAAATTTTGAACAATCTCATTGCAAGTGCCCTTTGTTATGGCAGAACTTGCAACGAGATTGTCCCTTGGAGACATTAGGGCTGGAAACAGTATTTGAATTAGCTTTCTGGACTTTGGAACTTTCCCCTATAAAATTTCCCTTCCTTTTCACTGACTTAGTGGTAGTGATATAAGCAACTTCTGGTTGTTCTAGTTTTAAACGTTCCTCTTCCTACACACACATTGCTATCAACTCACTCATTGACCATTTATCTTtctgagtgttatagttgatctTAAAAGCATTAAAACGTGCAGGAAGAGAAGTCATGATGAAGTGTACTAGAAAACCGTCGCTTATTTCCATGTTTAATCCCTTTAACTTATGGGCCATGTCGCTCATCATCATTATGTGCTCACGCACATCACTAATACCTTCATATTTTGTGGTAAGCATCTTCAAAATTAGAGAACTCGCATGTGCTTTAGAAGATCCCTTGAATTGCTCCTCAACTGAATTCAGATATTCTTTGGCATTCTCTGAATCAGGTATAGCCCCCCTAATGGCACTTGAGATGGAATTCTTGATAACCATAAGAGACATTCTGTTAGACCTTTCCCACTTTTCATGCTCTATTTTCTGATCTGTAGTGCTTTCAGCAGTCAGAGCAGCAGGAGGGTCATGCCTCAGGGCATAATCAAGATCCACCATACCAAGAGTAAGTTTAACCGTATCCCTCCATGTGGAAAAGTTTGCCCCAGTCAATAATTCAATTCCAAGGCTAGGGCTAAAAGTAGATGCTAGATCAATACAAACAGAAGAGTTGGAGTAATCTATTTAGGGGTAATCAAGCAAGGCAGACAAAGATAAGTACATTGAAGATAAAATCTAttataacaccaaaataatagATTAATTAAAATTCTtcctgaattttggcttcgctttggcttttaCCAAAATTCAGACATTATGAACATACATAAATAAAATGTTGTCTTGATGTTTTACATAAACTGTGGCTTCGCTTTcgctttgaccaaaatttatatattataaacatACCATAATAGACTGACTTATTGTCTTAcatgaattttggcttcgctttggctttgaccaaaattcatgtattGTGAATGTACGTAAATGATAGAGACTATCTTAATGTTCTATGTGaaatttggcttcgctttggctttgaccaaaattcacataTTATGAACATATATTATAAATGGCCTGTCTTAATGTCCCAtatgaattttggcttcgctttgaccaaaattcatatACGATGAACGTAAAAATAAAGCACATAAGTATACCATAACACCTTTGGGCAAGAAATGATATATCTATGTAATTAGGCTAATAATTATTATGTATATCCTCAAAAATGTGGCTTTAGGTTCATTGTATAACAATACATGTAACTACATAAAAAAGGAATATCATCACTTACTTTATTTTGTAAGAAACTAAAAGGAAACCTTAATTATTTGTTTCACAGTTCATCAAAATAATTTTCACAAATAATATTATCCCTTAACAATAATTGTATCCATGAGATGATAATTATATGGCCATCAAAATTCTACCGTCTTAAAATCAAATAGTTATCCATACTTACACTTACAATAAGGTATCCATATAATATGCTTAGAATAAGGCATGGATACTATTCAATAATTCAAGTAAATATTTAAAACAACGTAATTTACTttcaaataaaaacaattatATAAGGCATCAGTTACAAATATAAAACAAAACCCATAACATCCATAATGACATTTTAATGAATATCTGG of Helianthus annuus cultivar XRQ/B chromosome 1, HanXRQr2.0-SUNRISE, whole genome shotgun sequence contains these proteins:
- the LOC118490573 gene encoding uncharacterized protein LOC118490573, giving the protein MASSSSSAKISIPTTSTFSPSLGIELLTGANFSTWRDTVKLTLGMVDLDYALRHDPPAALTAESTTDQKIEHEKWERSNRMSLMVIKNSISSAIRGAIPDSENAKEYLNSVEEQFKGSSKAHASSLILKMLTTKYEGISDVREHIMMMSDMAHKLKGLNMEISDGFLVHFIMTSLPARFNAFKINYNTQKDKWSMSELIAMCV